The following proteins are co-located in the Silene latifolia isolate original U9 population chromosome 1, ASM4854445v1, whole genome shotgun sequence genome:
- the LOC141595690 gene encoding cytochrome P450 81Q32-like isoform X1 yields MHSKLTKMEQTWFYAIVLTFLGLIWFFILSKPSHKHQPPSPPSLPIIGHLHLLNTNQPFHRSLHELSSKYGPIYSLKLGHVRAVVISSSSLVEECFTKNDVVLANRPNNRSSIHFHYNQTTVGSAPYGSHWRNLRRITASEFFSTTRLNLLTHIREEEITSLIKGLLISNNNANIHDYLFTPVQIRPKLFQCFFNIIMRMLTGKRYDFVEGIDKGLYEVVNELLELGGASNPIDFFPFLRWFNYGNIEGRMKNVMTKMEEFFDGVLEECNKFRKDESFSKFGDKMPLIYKLFDLQEENPEQYSDQIIKGILLIMLMGGIDTAVVTIEWALASLLNNQNILNEAQLEIDSRIGRDRLVDESDLEKLAFIQNIINETLRLFPAGPLLVPHASSEDCTIAGYQVPKGTMVLINAWTIHRDPNLWDDPLDFNPKRFEGGKVNEYRTCFIPFGVGRRSCPGSSLANRAMTIILASLLQCFDWETNGGVNVELIEGFGLAMPMATPLVAMCKPRQDIVNVVLNI; encoded by the exons ATGCATAGCAAATTAACAAAAATGGAACAAACATGGTTCTATGCTATAGTACTAACATTCTTAGGTCTCATATGGTTCTTCATCTTATCCAAACCAAGCCACAAACaccaaccaccatcaccaccgTCGCTTCCGATAATCGGTCACCTCCATCTACTCAACACTAACCAACCTTTTCATCGTTCACTTCATGAATTATCCTCTAAATATGGTCCAATCTATTCCTTAAAACTCGGCCACGTCCGGGCAGTTGTTATATCTTCTTCGTCTCTAGTCGAAGAATGCTTCACTAAAAACGACGTCGTTTTAGCCAATAGGCCCAACAACCGTTCTTCAATACACTTCCACTATAACCAAACTACCGTTGGTTCTGCACCTTACGGGTCCCATTGGCGTAACCTTAGGAGAATAACGGCTTCGGAGTTTTTCTCAACCACGCGCCTTAACCTCCTCACTCACATAAGGGAGGAGGAGATAACGTCGCTTATCAAAGGTTTATTAATATCGAACAACAACGCAAATATCCATGACTATCTTTTTACTCCGGTCCAAATAAGACCTAAATTGTTCCAATGTTTTTTCAACATTATTATGAGGATGTTAACCGGAAAACGATATGATTTTGTGGAGGGAATCGATAAAGGTTTATATGAGGTTGTAAACGAGCTTCTCGAGTTGGGTGGAGCCTCAAATCCAATTGATTTTTTCCCGTTTTTAAGATGGTTTAATTATGGAAATATAGAAGGGAGAATGAAAAATGTGATGACAAAAATGGAGGAATTTTTTGATGGTGTATTAGAAGAATGCAACAAGTTTCGAAAGGACGAAAGCTTTTCTAAGTTTGGAGATAAAATGCCATTGATTTACAAGTTATTTGATTTGCAGGAAGAAAATCCAGAGCAGTACTCTGATCAGATTATCAAGGGCATTTTACTG ATAATGTTGATGGGAGGAATTGACACTGCAGTTGTTACAATAGAGTGGGCACTCGCATCGTTGCTCAACAATCAAAATATACTTAACGAGGCACAATTGGAAATCGACAGTCGCATAGGAAGAGATCGATTAGTGGATGAATCCGATCTTGAGAAGCTCGCCTTTATTCAAAACATCATTAACGAGACATTGCGACTCTTCCCTGCTGGTCCGCTTCTAGTCCCACACGCGTCATCAGAAGATTGCACCATAGCAGGGTATCAAGTGCCAAAGGGTACAATGGTTTTGATCAACGCATGGACAATTCATAGGGATCCGAATTTATGGGACGACCCATTAGACTTTAATCCTAAGAGATTCGAAGGTGGCAAGGTTAATGAGTATCGAACATGTTTTATACCGTTTGGGGTTGGAAGAAGATCATGCCCCGGATCTTCGCTTGCAAACAGAGCCATGACAATAATTTTGGCTTCATTACTCCAATGTTTTGATTGGGAAACTAATGGTGGAGTGAATGTGGAATTGATTGAAGGTTTTGGGTTAGCCATGCCTATGGCTACACCTCTTGTTGCAATGTGCAAGCCACGACAAGATATTGTCAATGTTGTCTTGAATATCTAA